A genomic region of Candidatus Desulfatibia profunda contains the following coding sequences:
- a CDS encoding AAA family ATPase: MPKFYPHPVSQVKQRETHISKVFLTGSYVYKIKKPLDLEFLDYTSLAKRKYYCRQETILNRRLSHNIYLGVVAITFAKGRYYLEGPGKTIEYAVKMRQLPEDRSLQELLRRGKIERAAIATLARILAVFYNQAATGKVINTFGTTAAVRTRFEENFVQTERFVGELIDERIFQIIRAACRSFLQRRKALFQHRIETEKIRDCHGDLRSGHIYFADGIQIIDCIDFNENFRYSDITSDLAFLAMDLDFEGFPEIAWELLNAYVESTDDPDVFVLLDFYKCHRALVRAKVNCLRLEHECLGKSGKKRLRSEITRYMDLAYQYAVQFTRPTLWVVCGMPASGKSTIAAELSKILRINVLRSDRVRKELFGLKSDVPVDLPFEAGIYSKGAGSFTYGKLLLLAHEEIENGDSVIMDATFNSEHHRREALRLAANQDANIIFIECVTPENVIKERIMRRETEPSISDARLHHLEQFKKRFEPLNELRDEVHIHINTARPLAENMQKILCQDYIRLSTLSHRVRQL; this comes from the coding sequence ATGCCTAAGTTTTATCCTCATCCCGTTTCCCAGGTAAAACAGCGTGAAACCCACATTTCAAAAGTATTTCTAACCGGCAGCTATGTCTACAAGATTAAAAAGCCGCTCGATCTGGAGTTTTTAGATTACACCTCGCTGGCAAAGCGAAAGTATTACTGCCGGCAGGAAACCATTCTGAATCGCCGGCTTTCCCACAACATCTATTTAGGGGTTGTTGCCATAACCTTTGCAAAAGGTCGTTATTATCTGGAGGGGCCGGGGAAGACCATTGAATATGCCGTGAAAATGCGACAGCTTCCCGAAGACCGTTCGCTGCAGGAGTTGCTGCGACGCGGAAAGATAGAGCGGGCGGCGATTGCAACCTTGGCCCGCATTCTGGCCGTATTTTACAACCAGGCCGCCACCGGCAAAGTCATCAACACGTTTGGTACAACCGCAGCGGTCCGGACCAGATTTGAGGAGAACTTTGTGCAGACGGAACGGTTCGTAGGGGAACTGATCGACGAGCGCATATTTCAAATTATTCGAGCGGCCTGCCGGTCATTTTTGCAGCGACGTAAAGCGCTGTTTCAACATCGTATCGAAACCGAAAAGATTCGAGATTGCCACGGCGACCTGAGGTCCGGACATATTTACTTTGCCGACGGGATTCAGATCATTGACTGCATCGATTTTAACGAAAACTTCAGGTACTCGGACATCACATCCGATCTGGCCTTTTTGGCCATGGATCTGGATTTTGAAGGCTTTCCGGAAATCGCCTGGGAGTTGCTCAACGCCTATGTCGAATCTACCGATGACCCGGATGTGTTTGTCCTGCTAGATTTTTACAAGTGCCATCGTGCGCTGGTGCGCGCCAAAGTCAACTGCCTGCGCTTGGAGCATGAGTGCCTCGGCAAGTCGGGGAAAAAAAGACTTCGCAGCGAAATCACCCGTTACATGGATCTGGCCTACCAATATGCCGTGCAATTCACCCGTCCGACGCTCTGGGTGGTCTGCGGAATGCCGGCTTCAGGAAAAAGCACCATTGCCGCTGAATTGTCCAAAATTCTCCGCATCAACGTGTTGCGTTCCGACCGGGTTCGGAAAGAATTGTTCGGCCTGAAAAGCGATGTGCCCGTGGACCTGCCGTTTGAAGCGGGTATCTATTCAAAAGGGGCCGGCTCATTCACCTACGGCAAGCTCCTGTTGCTTGCCCATGAAGAGATCGAAAACGGCGACTCCGTAATAATGGATGCAACGTTCAACAGTGAGCATCACCGCCGTGAAGCCCTACGCCTGGCCGCAAACCAGGATGCCAATATTATCTTTATCGAATGTGTGACGCCTGAAAACGTTATCAAAGAACGTATCATGAGACGCGAGACCGAGCCTTCCATTTCCGATGCCCGCCTTCACCATCTTGAACAGTTTAAAAAGCGCTTTGAGCCCTTGAACGAATTGCGTGACGAAGTCCACATCCACATTAACACCGCAAGGCCGCTGGCAGAGAATATGCAAAAGATTCTCTGCCAGGATTATATCCGCCTTTCCACGCTATCACACCGTGTTCGGCAGTTATAA
- a CDS encoding PAS domain S-box protein produces the protein METLTFVILEDEEAHFSLMKRAIAKDLPHAAVYHFQDPMTCLKRLNEIAPTAIITDYLMPGLNGIEFLETLNQQQTDIPVIMVTGQGDENIAVRAMKLGAKDYLVKSGNFFTLLPSVLEKVVREKKIKDALREVEEKYRLVVENAEEGIVVLQDGILKFYNPKTTEILGCTAEELSFKLFIDFVHPDDKEMVIQRHQKKLSGKKKPEVYDFRVVDKDGNIKWLRNNVVVVDWENEPATLKFLTDITDRKWADEHIRTLTQELMKYQENERHMISRELHDSIAQDLSSLKIGCDTLFDHQPAIPDNLRQKASEFSQILHKIITNVRDLSYLLRPPGLNQLGLVQSISQYCEDFSEKSGLNVDFTFAGMDALKLDNTTNINIYRLVQEGLNNIRKHADTLQATIKLISAYPNIILTIEDDGRGFDIEERLATHKKRMGLQSMQERAMLLGGKIAIQSQPGKGTKIVVKVPCTNK, from the coding sequence ATGGAAACGTTAACGTTTGTGATACTTGAAGACGAAGAAGCGCATTTCAGCCTTATGAAGCGCGCCATTGCCAAGGATTTGCCGCACGCCGCGGTGTATCATTTCCAGGATCCGATGACCTGTCTTAAACGCCTAAATGAAATTGCACCCACCGCCATCATCACCGATTACCTCATGCCCGGTCTGAACGGCATCGAGTTTCTGGAGACGTTGAATCAACAACAGACAGACATCCCGGTTATCATGGTCACCGGCCAGGGAGATGAGAATATTGCCGTCCGCGCGATGAAGTTGGGGGCTAAGGATTACCTGGTGAAATCCGGAAACTTTTTTACCCTGCTGCCCAGTGTCCTCGAGAAGGTGGTTCGTGAAAAAAAGATTAAGGATGCCCTGCGCGAGGTAGAAGAAAAATACCGCCTGGTGGTGGAAAATGCCGAGGAAGGTATCGTAGTGCTGCAAGATGGGATTCTCAAGTTTTACAATCCCAAGACGACGGAAATTTTAGGTTGTACCGCGGAAGAGTTAAGCTTTAAGCTCTTTATCGATTTTGTCCACCCGGACGATAAGGAGATGGTGATTCAGCGCCACCAAAAGAAGCTCAGCGGCAAGAAAAAACCCGAAGTGTATGATTTTAGAGTAGTTGACAAAGACGGGAATATCAAATGGCTAAGGAACAATGTGGTTGTTGTCGATTGGGAAAATGAGCCGGCAACATTGAAATTTTTAACCGACATCACGGATCGGAAGTGGGCCGACGAACACATTCGTACCCTTACCCAGGAACTTATGAAGTACCAGGAAAATGAACGGCATATGATTTCCCGAGAACTGCATGACAGCATTGCCCAGGACCTGTCCTCGCTGAAAATCGGCTGCGATACGCTGTTTGATCATCAGCCGGCAATCCCTGACAATCTACGGCAAAAAGCTTCGGAATTCTCCCAGATACTGCACAAGATCATCACGAACGTTCGCGACCTGTCCTATCTCTTACGCCCTCCCGGTTTGAACCAATTAGGGCTTGTCCAGTCGATTTCACAGTATTGTGAGGATTTTTCCGAAAAAAGCGGATTGAACGTGGACTTCACTTTCGCCGGCATGGATGCCTTAAAGCTTGATAACACTACGAACATTAACATTTACCGCCTGGTTCAAGAGGGTCTCAACAACATTCGAAAACATGCCGATACCCTCCAGGCGACGATCAAGCTGATTTCAGCCTACCCCAACATCATTCTTACCATAGAAGATGACGGCAGGGGTTTTGATATAGAGGAACGGTTGGCAACGCATAAGAAGCGGATGGGGCTTCAGAGCATGCAGGAAAGGGCTATGCTGCTTGGGGGTAAAATAGCGATTCAATCCCAGCCTGGAAAGGGCACCAAAATCGTTGTAAAGGTTCCGTGTACAAACAAGTAA
- a CDS encoding DUF3124 domain-containing protein encodes MFSKKSMLPIGLILSIAFLFSPAMAELEIRHSKGQTVYVPIYSHIYTGDKEYSFLLTATLSIRNTDTANKITILAVDYYDSNGKLLKKYLETPIALNALASSRYIVKESDKEGGSGAKFIIQWKSAHSVSPPVIESIMIGTRTQQGISFTSRGQVIKEDGQ; translated from the coding sequence ATGTTTAGTAAAAAATCAATGCTACCAATCGGGCTGATTTTGAGTATCGCATTCCTTTTTTCGCCGGCCATGGCTGAACTGGAGATAAGACATTCAAAAGGACAAACTGTTTATGTTCCAATTTATTCTCATATTTATACCGGGGATAAGGAATATTCGTTTTTATTAACGGCAACGCTAAGCATTAGAAATACCGATACCGCCAATAAAATAACTATTCTGGCAGTGGACTATTATGATTCAAACGGCAAATTATTAAAAAAATATTTGGAAACTCCCATCGCCCTCAACGCATTAGCTTCATCCCGGTACATCGTGAAAGAGAGTGATAAGGAAGGAGGTTCCGGCGCCAAATTCATAATTCAATGGAAATCAGCACACAGTGTCAGTCCCCCGGTGATCGAATCGATCATGATCGGTACGAGAACGCAGCAGGGAATATCATTTACTTCTCGCGGGCAGGTAATTAAAGAGGATGGTCAATAG